Part of the Methylorubrum populi genome is shown below.
GCTTCGGTTCGGCCTCTTCATCCTGAGTCTCGGGCTCGGCGGTGCCCCGGCCCCGGCGCAGACCGCTGCCGGTACGGGGGTGCCCTCCGGCTTCACAGCGCCTGGCCTTCCCTTCGGCCCCACCTCGACGGTCCCGACGGTCGCGGCACCGACCCCGACCATGGCCCTCGCCAATCCCGGGGGCCTGAGCTTCGGCGGTGGGTCGGGGATTTCCGGCCTCGGTGCGTCGAGACCGGGCATGGCCACCAGTGCCGGCGGCTTGAGTCTCGGCAGCGGCGGTGCATCCACCGCAATCGGGGGCGCCGGCCTCGCGTCCGGCGGCGGCGGGGTCGCAACCTCGGCACGGCGGCCGCTGGACGACGTGACGGGCAGTATCGGGTCGGGCGGAGGCGGGGCGCCGGCGGGCGCCGGCATCTCCGGCGGCGCCGGCTTCTCCCGACGGCCAACCGACGCTTATTTCGACCCGCTCATCGGCTCCGGCATGCGCTGACGACATGGATTGCGATCGCGGGAGAGGATGTCCACAGCCTCGATCGGTCTCCGTAAGGTCTCGTTAACCATTTCGGCATGTTCTATCTTCGTTCTCACACCGAGTCGGAGAGAGACCATGCCCAAGCCCCAGACGGTCGAGCGCAGTCACGGCACCGACGCCCGCTTCGCGGGTTCGGGACGGGAGAGGGCAGCTGCCTGCCCCGTAGAAGACATCGCCCAGGCCTATCTCAGCAGCACGCAGGGCGATGCGGGGATCGCCCTGCGCTGCGCCATCACCGACGCGCTATCGGATCTGATGGAGGCCGAGCGCCGAGCCCGCGAGAACAGCCGCCTCATTTCCCGTGGCTTCGTCCGCAGCGCGTCGCGGGATCGATGAACGCCGGAGACGACGTCACCTTCGTGGCGTTGAGACGCACCGCTTGAAGCGCGGCCCGAGGAGGGCATGTTGCAGGCATCGAAGTCGGGACGATCGCCATGCGCCTGCCTCTCCTCAGATTTCTCGCGAGCCTCACCCTGATGGCCGCGGCTCCCGCGGCCCGGGCTGATCTCGTCATCGCCGTCGATAAGGATGCTCAGCGCATGAGTGTCGTGGTCGACGGCTCGACCCGCTACAACTGGCCCGTCTCGACGGGGGTCGCGGCCCATGACACGCCGAACGGCAGCTACCGGCCATTCCGCATGGAGAAGAGTCACTTCTCCCGCGAGTGGGACAATGCGCCGATGCCCCATGCGATCTTCTTCACGCAGGTCGGCCACGCGATCCACGGGACGACCCACACCCGCCGGCTCGGCCGCGCCGCCTCGCATGGCTGCGTCCGCCTCTCGCAGCGCAACGCCGCCACGCTGTTCGCCCTCGTGAGGCAGCAGAAGATGGCCAACACCCGGGTCGTCATCGACGGCAGCGTCGGGGACGCTCCGGTGGCCGGCGTCGAGAGGCCGACGCGGACCCGCTCCGCCCGGCGTGGCAACGACGAGGGTGTGGTGGCGGTGCGGTCCCGCGGCCGGGCCTGGGAGGACGAGGCGTACGGCCCGCCCGTCCGCCGCTCCCGGGACGTGTTCGACGAAGGCTACGGCGTCGGCGTGGGTTACGGCGATCTGTACTGACGCCTGACGGGGCGCGGTCGGATCAATTCGACGCCGTCGCGCCGGTCACCCGCCAGACCGTGTTGCCGACATCGTCGGTCACCAGCAGCGCACCGGTTCTGTCGATCGCCACGCCGACGGGCCGTCCTTGCGCCTTCTCGTCGGCGTTGAGGAAGCTGGTCAGCGCATCCACGGGCGCGCCGACGGGCTTGCCGGCCTGAAACGGCACGTAGATCACCTTGTAGCCGCTCTTCGGGCGACGGTTCCACGAGCCGTGCTGGGCCACGAACAGACCGCTCTTCCAGGCCTCCGGCAAAGTCGAGTTCATCGAGAAGGCGATACCGAGGGAGGCCGTGTGCGTGCCGACGGCGTAGTCGGGCGCGATGGCCGATCTCACCTTTTCCGGCTGCGGCGGCTGCACCCGTTCGTCCACGTGTTGACCCCAGTAGCTCCAGGGCCAGCCGTAGAAGGCCCCTTCCTTCACGCGGGTGATGTAGTCGGGCACCAGATCGCTGCCGATCTCGTCGCGCTCGTTCACCGCGGTCCACAACTCGCCCGTCGCCGGCTCGAAGGCGAGGCCATTCGGGTTGCGCAGGCCGGTGGCGTATTCGCGCATCGCCTTGGTAGCGAGGGTGTATTCCCAGATCGCGGCACGGCCCTTCTCGATATCGAGGCCGTTCTCGCCGACATTGCTGTTCGAGCCGACGGTGATGAAGAGCTTCTTCCCGTCCGGGCTCGCAACGACGTTCTTGGTCCAGTGGTGATTGATACCGGAGGGCAGGTCGACGACCTTTTCCGGGGTTGCCGTGATCTCGGTCTGCCCCTCGGAATAGGGGATGCGGACGAGCGCGTCGGCATTCGCCACGTAGAGGTCGGAGCCGACGAGGGCCATCCCGAAGGGGGAGGTCAGCCCCTTGAGGAAGACGTGGCGTTCCTCGGCCACGCCGTCGCCGTCCCGGTCGCGCAGGAGCACGATGCGGTCGGCGCTGGCGCCGCCGGCCCCTGCCATGCTCTTCACCTTGTCGGCGACCCAATCAGTGATGCTGGTGGAATGATCGCCGGATTTCGGCGCTTGGCTCTCGGCGACGAGCACGTCGCCGTTGGGCAGGACGTAGGGCCAGCGCGGATGGTCGAGCCCGGTGGCGAAGCGGGCGACGCTCAAGCCCTGCGCCGCCTTCGGATTGGCGCCTTCGCTCCAGCCCGCCACGCGGGCGATGTTGACGGTGGGCATCAGCGTCGGGTTCGGTGCCGGCAGGGTCGGGTTCGAGCCGCTGCTCGCCGCCACGTCGAGGGCGGCGGATTCCGGATAGACGACGAAACGCAGGAACGCCGCTCCACCGAGCAGAACGACGGCGAGCGCGGCGAGGCCGATCTTGGCGGAGGTACGCATCGAAACCTCGACGAAGCGGGTCAGGCGAGTGTCGCAGCGGCCTGCGCGGCAACCTCGTCCGCCCCGGGATGGCGGCGGGTGGAATAGTAGAGCCCAATCGCATTCCAGAACGCGTCGCGCTGCTCGACAGTGAAGCGCTGCAGGGACGCCTCCAGCGCGGCGCGGCCCGCCACAGCGGCCTCCTCGCGCATCCGCTCATCGAAGGCGACCGGCGATTCCGCGCTCGCTTCCACCATGGCCCGGTCCTTCAATGACGACGCTCCAGCGCGATCAACGCCCAAGCTCGCCACTCTGTTCAATCGGCGGCGCAGGATCGCGCAGGTCGGGCGTGTGCCAAAGGACACACCCCCCTGGATTCGTCGTCCAGGCTTAACAGTTTCTTTGCTCCTGTGGGCGGAATGGTCCAGCTTGGCCATCCAGCGTCGTCAGCCTTCAGGAGCCTGCATGCAAGCCGACCGGACCTTCCGTCTTCTCTGCCTTTTTGGGCTAGCGCTGACCGGTTCGGGTCTTGGGGGATGCGGCTTGCTTCCGCATCAGGCTGAGCTGACGACAGGTTCGATCGCGACGAACGCCAAGGTCGTGCAGGCGCCGACCGCCGCCGACAAGGAATGCCTCGCCCGGGCGATGTATTTCGAGTCGATCCGCAGCGACGATGACGGGCTCCTCGCCGTCGGGACCGTCGTGATGAACCGCCTCGACGCGCCGGCCTATCCCGGCCGGATCTGCGAGGTCGTCGGCCAGAAGCGGCAGTTCGCCAACGGCGTGCTGACCAAACCCGTGCGTGAGCAGGACCGGCAGCGCCTTGAGAAGGTCGCGGACGCGCTGCTCGCTGGCAAGCGCCACGAGGGCGTTGGCCCGGCGCTGCACTTCCACACCGCGGGCTACAAGTTCCCGTACAACAACATGCACTACGTCGCCGCGGCCGGCGGCAACGTCTTCTACGAGAAGAGCGATCGCGAGGGTTACCTGCCGGCGGTGCAGCCCCGCGCCGTTGTGCAGATGGCTTCCGGCCGCCTGATGCCGCTCCAGGTCGCCGCAGCGAATTCCGGCATGATCGGCCTGCCGCTCACCGGCCGCGTCCAGCCGACGCTGACCGCCGAGTACACCGCGCCGACGGCGCCCGAACTGCGCATCCCCGGCCCGGCCCGCTACGCCTCGGCCCCCGGACGCGACAAGCACTAGAAACTGTCACCGGGCAGGGTTACGGCCGGGGCGGGTTGTCGCCCCCGCCCTATGCGCAGAGTGCGCGAGGCCTTAAGTCAGGGACGCGGCCGGGCGGACCGGCCCGGCTCCCGTGAGGCTCCCCCGCATCGCCATGGCCGTCGTCCTCGATCTACTGAACAACGACACCCGGCCCAAGCTGGATGTGCCCGCGCGTCCGCGCCATCCCGAGAAGGCGCATCGGCCCGACACCGCCATCCAGCGCAAGCCGGACTGGATCCGGGTGAAGGCGCCGGGCTCGAAACTCTGGGCCGAGACCAAGGACATCGTTCGCGCCAACAATCTGGTGACCGTCTGCGAGGAGGCGGGCTGCCCCAATATCGGCGAGTGCTGGGAGAAGCGGCACGCCACCTTCATGATCATGGGCGACACCTGCACGCGGGCCTGCTCGTTCTGCAACGTGCGCACCGGCCTGCCGGACGCGCTCGACGCGGCCGAGCCGGAGAAGGTCGCCGACGCGGTGGCCAAGCTCGGCCTCCACCACGTCGTCGTCACCTCGGTGGACCGCGACGACCTCAAGGATGGCGGCGCCGAGCATTTCTCGCGGACCATCGCCGCGATCCGGAGGGCGAGTTCCGGCACCACCGTCGAGATCCTGACGCCCGACTTCCTGCGCAAGCCCGGCGCCCTCGAAGTCGTGGTCGCGGCCAAGCCCGACGTGTTCAACCACAACCTCGAGACCGTGCCCGGCAAGTACGTGACCGTGCGGCCCGGCGCCCGCTACTTCCACTCCGTGCGCCTGCTGCAGCGGGTCAAGGAACTCGATCCGACGATCTTCACGAAATCCGGCATCATGGTCGGTCTCGGCGAGGAGCGGAACGAAGTCCTGCAGCTCATGGACGATCTGCGCTCTGCGGAGGTCGACTTCCTCACCATCGGCCAATATCTGCAGCCCACCCGCAAGCACCATGAGGTCGTGCGCTTCGTGCCGCCGGACGAGTTCAAAGCCTACGAGACCACGGCCTATGCCAAGGGCTTCCTGCTGGTCTCGGCGACGCCGCTCACGCGCTCGTCGCATCACGCCGGCGAGGATTTCGCCCGCCTGAAGGCCGCCCGTCTGGCCAAGCTCGGGCCCGCCCCCGTCGCCGTCAGCGCCTGAGCCCGAATGCCCTCCTTCCGCATCACGAGGAAAGTGCGTCACTCGGCGACGCAGATGTACGATCTCGTCGCCGATATCGAGCGCTATCCCGAGTTTCTGCCGCTCTGCGAGTCGCTGCGCGTGCTGCGCGACGCCGAGGGCCCGAACGGTACGAAGGTGCGGGTCGCGGAGATGGGCGTCGGCTACAAGGCGATCCGTGAACGGTTCACCACCCGCGTGAGTCTCGACCGCGACAACCGCAAGATCACCGCGGAGTACATCGACGGGCCGTTCAAGCACCTCGAGAACCGCTGGTCCTTCCGCGACATCGATGGCGGCGGTTGCGAGGTCGACTTCTTCATCACCTACGAGTTCAAGAGCCGCACCCTCGGCCTCCTGATGGGGACGATGTTCG
Proteins encoded:
- a CDS encoding type II toxin-antitoxin system RatA family toxin — its product is MPSFRITRKVRHSATQMYDLVADIERYPEFLPLCESLRVLRDAEGPNGTKVRVAEMGVGYKAIRERFTTRVSLDRDNRKITAEYIDGPFKHLENRWSFRDIDGGGCEVDFFITYEFKSRTLGLLMGTMFDRAFRKFTDAFEGRAAAIYGAPA
- a CDS encoding 1,3-beta-glucanase, which gives rise to MATIGTLRFGLFILSLGLGGAPAPAQTAAGTGVPSGFTAPGLPFGPTSTVPTVAAPTPTMALANPGGLSFGGGSGISGLGASRPGMATSAGGLSLGSGGASTAIGGAGLASGGGGVATSARRPLDDVTGSIGSGGGGAPAGAGISGGAGFSRRPTDAYFDPLIGSGMR
- a CDS encoding cell wall hydrolase: MQADRTFRLLCLFGLALTGSGLGGCGLLPHQAELTTGSIATNAKVVQAPTAADKECLARAMYFESIRSDDDGLLAVGTVVMNRLDAPAYPGRICEVVGQKRQFANGVLTKPVREQDRQRLEKVADALLAGKRHEGVGPALHFHTAGYKFPYNNMHYVAAAGGNVFYEKSDREGYLPAVQPRAVVQMASGRLMPLQVAAANSGMIGLPLTGRVQPTLTAEYTAPTAPELRIPGPARYASAPGRDKH
- a CDS encoding L,D-transpeptidase, translated to MRLPLLRFLASLTLMAAAPAARADLVIAVDKDAQRMSVVVDGSTRYNWPVSTGVAAHDTPNGSYRPFRMEKSHFSREWDNAPMPHAIFFTQVGHAIHGTTHTRRLGRAASHGCVRLSQRNAATLFALVRQQKMANTRVVIDGSVGDAPVAGVERPTRTRSARRGNDEGVVAVRSRGRAWEDEAYGPPVRRSRDVFDEGYGVGVGYGDLY
- a CDS encoding PQQ-dependent sugar dehydrogenase; translation: MRTSAKIGLAALAVVLLGGAAFLRFVVYPESAALDVAASSGSNPTLPAPNPTLMPTVNIARVAGWSEGANPKAAQGLSVARFATGLDHPRWPYVLPNGDVLVAESQAPKSGDHSTSITDWVADKVKSMAGAGGASADRIVLLRDRDGDGVAEERHVFLKGLTSPFGMALVGSDLYVANADALVRIPYSEGQTEITATPEKVVDLPSGINHHWTKNVVASPDGKKLFITVGSNSNVGENGLDIEKGRAAIWEYTLATKAMREYATGLRNPNGLAFEPATGELWTAVNERDEIGSDLVPDYITRVKEGAFYGWPWSYWGQHVDERVQPPQPEKVRSAIAPDYAVGTHTASLGIAFSMNSTLPEAWKSGLFVAQHGSWNRRPKSGYKVIYVPFQAGKPVGAPVDALTSFLNADEKAQGRPVGVAIDRTGALLVTDDVGNTVWRVTGATASN
- the lipA gene encoding lipoyl synthase; translated protein: MAVVLDLLNNDTRPKLDVPARPRHPEKAHRPDTAIQRKPDWIRVKAPGSKLWAETKDIVRANNLVTVCEEAGCPNIGECWEKRHATFMIMGDTCTRACSFCNVRTGLPDALDAAEPEKVADAVAKLGLHHVVVTSVDRDDLKDGGAEHFSRTIAAIRRASSGTTVEILTPDFLRKPGALEVVVAAKPDVFNHNLETVPGKYVTVRPGARYFHSVRLLQRVKELDPTIFTKSGIMVGLGEERNEVLQLMDDLRSAEVDFLTIGQYLQPTRKHHEVVRFVPPDEFKAYETTAYAKGFLLVSATPLTRSSHHAGEDFARLKAARLAKLGPAPVAVSA